CGGACTTCGTTCCAGTTCCCAACGACATCCAGAAAAAACCCAGGAATGTCGACTCGGTGAGCTTGCCTCGTGCCCTCGTGGAACTCATATTGCAAATCCTCGCCGGATCGCGTGGAGCAAGTCGCGTTTCTCGCGCACCGGTACAGGTCGTCGTGGAAAGCTGCTTGGAGCTAGCGCCGTTCCGACGATTTCCGCCTGCGATGGAAACTCATTGAAAACTGTGCCGTGTCTCCCGATATCCGATCGTAAACAGGTGAATCGAGCCGGGACAGCGTCAAAAAAAGCTCTCTTTGACGTGCACGACGTCTCCGTCTAGAAGCGGGACGTCGGTTGTTCTCCCAGAGAGGATCTCGTTCAGGTCGAATTTGCCCACGACTTCTCCCGAGCGTTGGATCTCGATCCCGCTCTTCGAGCCCCGAGGACTCAACCATTGCGCTCTCGCCAATGCTTTCAGAAGCGAGGCTTCCTCGATGGGAAGCTCGTATATACCGGGCCGTTCGACGGCCCCCAGTACGGAAATCTCGACGAACTCCTGCGGAGGAACGCTCACCACGTCCCCCGGTCGAAGCCAGATGTCCCAACGTGGATCCCCCGCGACCAGCAGCTCCTTGAGTGGAATCAGGAGGCGCGCCCGGCGGCCATCATTGGCCTGGCGGAAGACGTAGAGGACCTTTCCCGCCACCGGGGTGACTCCTCCGGCTTCGGCGAGCAACTGCAGGAGGCTTCGCCTTCCCAGCAATGGATACGTCGCGGGTTTGTCGACGGCACCGAGCAGCGAGACCCTTCTCGAGTTGAACTCTTTGACGAAGACGCTGACCTGCGGGTTTTGAACATACTCCTCGCCGAGCTTGTTGGCGACGCGAGCGGCTGCTTGTTCCGAGGTGAATCCACCCACACGTACGGATCCGATCAACGGCAAATCGATGCTGCCGTCTCCGGAGACTCGCACCGTGCGGTCGAATTGGCCCATCTCGAACACCGTCACTTCCAAGACGTCCTCGGGACCGAGCTTGTACTCGTCAGAAGCTCCGCGCGGGATTCCAAAGAAGAGGGCCGGCTCGATGTCGCCCGGTTCGATACTGACTTCGGACGGG
This genomic interval from Vicinamibacteria bacterium contains the following:
- a CDS encoding polysaccharide biosynthesis/export family protein; the protein is SQSSSPRTIERAPNQESRLKPLSGRSQMNVNRAVTFLTCLTLWMGMAPGAFSSQSSTAFPSEVSIEPGDIEPALFFGIPRGASDEYKLGPEDVLEVTVFEMGQFDRTVRVSGDGSIDLPLIGSVRVGGFTSEQAAARVANKLGEEYVQNPQVSVFVKEFNSRRVSLLGAVDKPATYPLLGRRSLLQLLAEAGGVTPVAGKVLYVFRQANDGRRARLLIPLKELLVAGDPRWDIWLRPGDVVSVPPQEFVEISVLGAVERPGIYELPIEEASLLKALARAQWLSPRGSKSGIEIQRSGEVVGKFDLNEILSGRTTDVPLLDGDVVHVKESFF